AGGGGTTGACGATCACCGAAGCCTCCTATTGGGACATGAACGACGACACGCGGAAATGGGCGAAGCGCTTTTACGCGACGATGAATGCCATGCCGAACATGCTGCAAACCGGGACCTATTCATCAGTCCTGCATTACCTCAAGGCTGTCCAGGCCGCGGGCACCGACCGCACTGACGACGTGATGCAGAAGATGCGGGAGCTGCCGGTCAACGACGTCTTCTACAAGAACGGCAAGATCCGCGAGGACGGCCGCATGGTCCATGACATGTATTTGTTCGAGGTGAAAAAGCCGGAAGAATCCAAGGCGCCGTGGGATTACTACAAGCTGCTGGCCACGATCCCGGCCGATCAGGCCTTCCAGCCGCTGTCGCAGTCGCGGTGCTCCCTGATCAAAAAGTAGGGATGCGTGACTGAAACTGTCCGGTCGGCCTCATGACCGGGTGGACAGGGACAGATGATGGAGCGCGCATGCCGGGAGACCGGTGTGCGCATTTCTGCGAAGGGCCGGGCGCCTAGCGCAGCACGACTTCCTGGTCGGTCCATCGAAGATAGTGCCGCGGCGCCGCCCCGAGCTCGCGTTTGAACATGGCGGCAAAAGCGCTCGGGCTGTCGTAACCCACGTCCAGCGCGACGCAAGTCACGGGTTCGCCTGCTCCAAGGCGGGCCAGGGCTTCCAGAAGCCGGACGCGCTGCCGCCACACTGAAAAGCTCTGGCCGGTCTCGCGGCGGAACAGCCGCGTCAGTGTCCGCCGGCTGAGGCTGCATTTGTCGGCCCAATCGTCGAGCGTGAGATCCGAGGAGGGGTCGCCGAGCACGGCCTTGCAGATCGCGGCAAGACGCGGGTCCGGCGGCACCTGCACATGCAGTGTGACCTCCGGCATGCGCGCGATCTCGGTCAGCAGGAATTCGACGAGCTTGCCGTCGCGTCCGCTCTGCTCGTAGATCTCGGGCATACGCACTGCCTCGTCCATCAACGCCTCTACCAGCGGGGAGGCACGGATCAGGCGGCACTTGTTCGACGATTCCCGTTCGCGATCGGGCGTGACGTAGATCGTCTGCGCCTCCACCTCGCCCCAGGCGCGCGACTGGTGCACCACGCCGGCCGGAATCCACAAGCCATGGCCGGGTGGAACGACGAAATGACCGCGCTCGGTCAGCATCGCCGTCACCCCCGCGACCTGAAGGATGAACTGGTCGCGCCGATGCGCGTGCCGCGTGCTGGTGCTCTCGTTCGGATAGGTTGCGGTCATCGCGGCGACGGGCCGCGCGATCGTCTGAAGATGTCCGGCATAGTTTGCAGCCGCCGCCGGGCCCACCTGTTTGTTGCCGGTGCGCAATTCGTCAGTGACACCTTGCCGCGCTACGACTTTCACGTGTCGTGAACTCCCTGATCAAGGTCCTTTTCGCAAGGCTCTTATGCATCTTCCGGGCCAGATATGGCCCGATCGCGATGATCATTGTCCCCAATCAGGTAGCGCGGGACAGGGGGATTGGCAAGAATGCGCTCAGCCTACGGCATTCGCCGAAACCGAATGCAAGGCATTGGCGAAGTCCATCTCGCGTCGATATGCGACCACGGAGAGCTCGATGAACAGACGCGAATTCACCCGGGCCATGCTGGCCGCCGGCGCCGCAATTCCCTTCGGCATCACGCGCGCAGCCGGCCAGACCCGCGGTGGAACGCTCAACACCATCATCCAGCCCGAACCACCGCTGCTGGTCACCGCCTTCAACCAGCAGCAGCCGACGCTGACGCTCGGCGGCAAGATCTATGAAAGCCTTCTCAAATACGGCGCCGACTTGAAGCCGATGCCCGGCATGGCGCAGTCCTGGGAGGTCTCGCCCGACGGACTGACATATACGTTCAAGTTGTTTCCCAACATCACCTTCCATGACGGCAAGCCGATGACGTCCGAGGACGTCGTGTTCAGCTGCATGAAGGTGCTGATGGAGACGCATCCGCGTGCACGACAGAATTTTGCGCGCGTCGCCTCCGCCGAGGCGCCTGATCCGCTCACCGTCGTGTTCAAGCTGAAGCAGCCCTTTGCGCCGTTCCTCGGCTGCTTCGACTGCACCTCGGCGCCGATCGTGCCCAAGCACGTCTATGAAGGCACCGACTACCGCAAGAACCCGCTGAACGACAAGGCCATCGGCACCGGCCCGTTCAAGCTGAAGGAATGGGTACGCGGCTCGCATGTCCATTTGGTGCGCCACGATGGCTACTATCTGAAGGAACAGCCCCATCTCGACGAGATCATCTACCGCATCATTCCGGATTCCGCCTCGCGCGCGCTGGCGCTGGAGAACGGCACGGTGCAGCTCGTGCAATGGACCGATATCGAGTTCTTCGATGTGCAGCGCTTCAAGGCGCAGAAGAATCTCGAGGTCACCACTATGGGCTATGAATATTTCGCGCCGCATCAGTGGCTGGAGATGAACAATCGCATCGCGCCGATGAACGACAAGCGCTTCCGCCAGGCGGTGATGCACCTGATCGACCGCGATGCGCTCGCCAAGCGCGTCTATTTCGGCAACGCCAAGGTCGCGACCGGTCCGATCTCGTCCAAGACGAAGTTCTATGACGGCAAGGTCAAGCGTTACGACTATTCGATCGACAAGGCCAAGGCTCTGCTCGACGAGATGGGGCTGAAGCCCGACGCCAACGGCAAGCGCGCCGAGATCAAATATGTCGTGCCGCCTTACGGCGAATCCTACCAGCGCGCCGGCGAATTCTTCCGCCAGAGCTTTGCCCGCGTCGGTATCGATCTCGTCCTGGTCGGCACCGACATGGCGGGCTGGGCCGAGAAGGTCGGCAATTGGGACTACGAGATGACCCAGAACCTGCTCTACCAGCTCGGCGATCCCGCGCTCGGCGTCTCCCGCACCTATGTGTCGTCGAACATCAAGAAGGGTATCCTGTTCTCGAACACCCAGGGCTATTCCAACCCTGAAGTCGACAAGTTGTTCGACGAGGCCGCCGTCACGCTCGACGAGGCCAAGCGACAGGAGCTCTATTCCAAGGTGCAGCAGATTCTGGTCGAGGAGGTGCCGGTCGCCTGGACGCTGGAGCTCGAATATCCCATCATCTACGACAAGGCGTTCAAGAACATCGTGTCGACCGGCATCGGTTCGCATGAGACCTTTGGGACGGTCTACAAATCGTGATCCGTCTCGGCAGCGCGGCGACGATCGGGCTGATGGCACTGGGCAGGATTGCTCAACTGGTCGCCGTCATCCTCGCTATCGCCACCTTCAACTTCGTGCTGGTGCGGGCCGCCCCGGGCGATCCCGCCCAGGTCATGGCGGGACAATCAGGCGCGTCGGATCCAAAACTGCTTGATGATCTGCGGAAAGAATATGGCTTAGACAAGCCCTATGCCGTGCAGCTTGCAAGCTATCTCGGTCGCGTTGTCAGGCTCGACCTCGGTTATTCCTATCGCCAGCGCCGCGCGGTGGTCGACCTCATCATGGAACGGCTCCCGGCGACGCTGCTGTTGACGGTGACGGCCTTCTGCCTCGCGCTGTTGATTGGGACGACGCTCGGCGCGCTTGCGGGACTGACAGCGGGCAGTCTGCTCGACACGATCTTCACCGTGCTGTCGCTGGTGCTCTATGCGACGCCGGTATTCTGGCTCGGGCTGATGCTGGTGCTGGTCTTCTCCGTGACGCTCGGCTGGCTGCCGCCATTCGGCTATGAGACCATAAACGTCAAGCTTTCGCCGTTGGAGCATGCGCTGGACATTGCAAAGCACATGATCATGCCGGTAACCTCGCTGGCGGCGATTTATCTCGCGATCTATGCCCGGCTGATGCGCTCCTCGATCATCGAGGTTGCCCAGCAGGACTTCATCAAGACCGCGCGCGCCAAGGGCCTGTCCGGCCCGAGCATCGTCATCGGCCACATGCTGCGCAACGCGCTGGTGCCTGTCGTCACGGTGGCCGGCATGCAGGCCGGCGCGCTGGTCGGCGGCGCTGTCGTGATCGAGACCGTATTCGCCTGGCCGGGGCTCGGCCGACTCACCTTCGACGCTTTGCTCCAGCGTGACTATCCCGTGCTGCTCGGTATCTTTCTGATCCTGTCGATCGTCGTGATCGTGCTCAACTTGCTGACCGACCTGATTTACAAGCTGATCGATCCCCGCATGACGACGGGCGCGGCCTGATGGATGCGGTTCGCGCCTTCCTGCGTCATCCCAGCGGCATGGTCGGCCTCGTCGTGCTGCTGGTCGTGGTCGTTATCGCGCTCATCGCGCCTATCGTCTTTCCGGTCTCGCCTTGGGAAATGGTCAGCGCGCCGTTCACACCGCCCGGTGAGGACGGCTTGCTGCTCGGCGGCGACACGCTCGGCCGCGACGTTGCGGCGGGCGTTGCCTATGGCGCCCGCGTGTCGCTCGTGATCGGGATCGCTTCGGCGATCGCCGCCATGGTGATCGGCGTCACGATCGGCGCGATATCAGGTTATTTCGGCGGCAAGGTCGATCTGGTGCTGATGCGGATGACGGAGCTGTTCCAGACCATTCCCGCTTTCGTGCTCGCGATCCTGCTGGTCGCGACCTTCAACCCGTCGCTGCTCACGATCATCCTGACCATCGGCGCGGTGAGCTGGCCGCCGCTGGCGCGCCTGACCCGCGCCGAGTTCCTGCGCCTGCGTAACCGAGAGTTCGTCGAGGCCGCGCTATGCCAGGGCGAGGGCACCTTGCGCATCGTCCTCGGCCATATCCTCCCCAACGCCATTTCGCCGATCCTCGTTGTGACTTCACTGACCGTCGCCACTGCAATCCTGTTGGAAAGTGCGCTGTCCTTCATGGGCCTCGGCGATCCCAATCTGATGTCCTGGGGATTCATGATCGGAGCGGGGCGCACCGTCATCCGCAATGCCTGGTGGATGAGCGTGTTTCCGGGGCTCGCCATCCTCATCACGGTGCTCGCCATCAACCTGTTCGGCGAAGGCCTTTCCGACGTGCTCAATCCGCGTGTGTCGAGGCGCCGGTCATGACCGAGGCCGTGCAAGCCAAGTCACCGGTTCTGTCGGTCGAGGGCCTCTCGATCGCGCTGCCCGAAGGCGGCGACCGGCCGTTCGCCGTCGAGAACGTCTCCTTCGAGGTCAAGCCGAACGAAGTCGTCTGCCTCGTCGGCGAGTCCGGCTCGGGCAAGTCGATGATCGCGCATGCGGTGCTGTCGCTGCTGCCGAAGAGCGTCGCGGTCGCCTCCGGTGTCGTGAACGTCGCAGGTCACAACCCGGTCAAGCTCGACCGGCAGGCGCTGCGTCGCCTGCGCGGCGGCGAAGCCGCGATGATCTTCCAGGAGCCGCTGTCTTCGCTGAACCCGCTCAAGCGGGTTGGCAAGCAGATCGAGGAGATGATCGTCACGCATCAGAAGCCGACGCCGTCGGCAGCTGAGGTGCACGAACGCGTGCAGCAGCTGCTGACGCAGGTCGGCCTGCCCAATCCCAAGCTGCTCGAGAAGAGCTATCCGTTCGAGCTGTCCGGCGGCCAACGCCAGCGCGTCATGATCGCGATGGCGATGGCCAACCGGCCGGCGCTCCTGATCGCGGACGAGCCGACCACCGCGCTTGACGTTACCACCCAGCGGCAGATCCTGCGCCTGATCGATGATCTCCGTCGCGACCGCGGCATGGGCGTGCTGCTCATCACCCATGATTTCGGCGTCGTCGCGGATGTTGCCGACCGCGTCGTGGTGCTGCGTCACGGCAAGGTGGTGGAGCAAGGTACGGTCGAAGAGGTTTTGCGAAGACCCAAGGCGGATTACACCCGCGAGTTGATCGATGCAGTGCCGAAGGCGCGGCTCGACGAGATCCGGCGCACGGCGATCCACCCCGCGCCGCTGCTCGAAGTGATTGGTCTCGAGAAGACATTCCGGGTCAAGCGCGGCCTGTTGCAGCCGCCGCGTGAAGTCGTCGCGGCCGACGGTATTTCGTTGATCCTGCACGAAGGCGAGACGCTCGCCGTCGTCGGCGAATCCGGTTCCGGCAAGTCGACGCTCGGGCGCATGATCATGCGCCTGACCGAGCCGGATGGAGGTGCGATCCGCTTCAACGGCCAGGATCTGCGCCAGCTCCGCGGCGAGGCACTGCGCCAGGCGCGAAAGCAGCTCCAGATCGTATTCCAGGATCCGTTTGCCAGCCTTGATCCGCGCCAGAAGGTCGGCGATGCCATTGCGCGTGGGCCGATGGCCTATGGCACGTCGCGCACCGAGGCGATGGAGCAGGCGAAGAAGCTGCTGGTGCGGGTCGGCCTCAATGCCGCTGCGGCGGATCGTTATCCCCACGAATTCTCCGGCGGCCAGCGCCAGCGCATCTGCATTGCGCGAGCGCTGGCGCTCAAGCCGCGTGTGCTCATCGCCGACGAAGCCGTGTCGGCGCTCGACGTCTCGGTCCAGGCTCAGGTGTTGGCCCTACTCGCCGAGCTTCGTCAGGAGATGAAGCTCGCGATGATCTTCATCACCCACGACCTGCGGATCGCCGCCGAGATCGCCGACCGCGTCATCGTGCTCCAAAAGGGGCGCATCGTGGAAGAGGGTGCAACCGCCGGCGTCTTCACCGCACCGCAAGCAGCGTACACACGCGACCTGCTCGATGCGATCCCGGGCCGCGACTTCTTCGATCAGCCCGGCTTTGCCAGTGCGGCCGGCCGAATTCCGACAGCAAGGATGAGTTCATGACCGACGATCTTTCCCTTCCCGCCGGCGCGCGCGAGCGCATCGAGGCCGCCGTGGATGCCGCTTTCGACAAGCAGATCGACACGACCATTGCGTTCACGGCCATCCCGAGCACGCGCGCGGCGGAAGCGCCGTGCCAGGACATGTTCGCAAAGCTGCTGCGGGATCGCGGCTATGAGGTCGACGACTGGGTCATCAGACAGGACGATCTGAAGACGCTGCCGGGTTATGGCCCGGTGGAGACCGATTTCACGCGCGCGCGCTCCGTCGTCGGCACCTATCGGCCGGCGAAGGAGGAGGGCCGATCGCTGATCCTGCAGGGGCATTGCGACGTGGTGCCGGCAGGCCCGCTCGACATGTGGGAACGGCCGCCGTTCCAGCCGACGGTCGAGGATGGCTGGCTCTATGGCCGCGGCGCCGGTGACATGAAGTCTGGCACCATCTCGGCGCTCTACGCGCTCGATGCGATCAAGGCAGCCGGCTACAAGTCCAAGGGCCGCATCCACCTGCAATCCGTGATCGAGGAGGAGAGCACCGGCCTCGGCGCGCTGTCGACGCTCCAGCGCGGTTATCGCGCCGATGTCTGCATCCTGCCCGAGCCGACCGACGAGAAGCTGATGCGCGCCCAGGTCGGCGTGATCTGGTTCCGCCTCAAGGTGCGCGGCATACCCGTCCATGTCGCGCGTGCCGGCACCGGCTCGAATGCGATCAAGGCCGCCATTCACCTGATCCAGAAGCTCGAAGGCCTTGAAGCCGAGTGGAACGAGCGTGCCAAAACGCATCCCTCCTTCAAGTCGGTCGATCATCCCCTCAACTTCAATCCCGGCATCATCAAGGGCGGAGACTGGGCCTCCAGCGTTCCCGCCTGGTGCGATGTCGACTGCCGCATCGGCGTCCTGCCGGGCTGGAAGATCGCCGACGCCCAGGCCGAAATCCTGGATTTCGTCGCGAAGGCGGCGGGCTCACATCCGTTCCTCGCCAACAACCCGCCGGAGATCGTCTGGTCCGGCTTCCTGTCGCCGGGCTATGAGGCGACCGAGATTCAGGAGAGCGAAGCCGTTCTGGCGCCGGTCTACGAGCACGTGTTTGGCCGCAAGCTGACCAGCTTCTCGTCCACCGCGTTGACCGATGCCCGCTTCTACGGGCTCGACTTCGGCGTCCCCGCCTTCTGTTTCGGTGCCAGGATGGAGGGTGCACACGGCTTCAACGAGCGCGTCGATCTTGCTTCGGTCAGGCGCGTCACCAAGGCGCTCGCGCTGTTTACCGCGGGTTGGTGCGGCATCGAGACCAGGTAATCCGAAGAAGGAACTCGCCAAACTGGGAGGTTCGCGAATGGACAGCCGGGGTGCAGGCGGCAAGCCGCCGGTGAAGACGCAAGAAGATCTGCGTGCCCATTTCGGGCAGCTCAACCTGCTTGCCGAGAAGAAGGTTCTCAATCATCTCGACAAGTTCTGCCGCGACTTCATCGCGCTGTCCCCGTTCCTCGTCCTCGCCAGCAGCGACGGTAACGGCCATGCCGATGCCAGCCCGCGCGGCGACGCGCCGGGCTTCGTCGCCGTGCTCAACGACAAGACGCTGCTGATCCCTGATCGGCGCGGCAACAACCGCGTCGATACCTTTGGCAACATCCTCACATCACCAGGGATCGGCTTGATCTTCCTGGTGCCGGGGATCAACGAGACCCTGCGCGTCAATGGCCGCGCCGAGATCTCGCAGGATGCGGAACTCCTGACACCTCTGGCGGTGCAGAATGTCGTCCCGATCATCGGGCTCAAGATCCACGTCGAGGAGACCTATTTCCACTGCGGCAAGGCGCTGATGCGCTCGAAGCTGTGGAATCCAGCCGCGCAGGTCGAGCGCAACAGCTTCCCGACGCTCGGCCGCATCATCGCCGAGCAGACCGCAGCCATTGCGGTCCCAGAGGCCGAGAAGGTGATGGAAGAAGGGTACCGTACGAGGCTCTACTGAGAATGACCAATCTCATGTCCTGGGGACAACGGGCCGCCACGCTGTTCGATTGCGAGAAGACGCCGGCGACCGCGCGGCATGGCCGTGACAAACCATCCTCTGGCTTCCGCTGCCACGCTGGAAATGATGGCCGTCGGCGGCAATGCGATCGAGGTCCGTCGCGGCACTGTTCACGCTGTCCGTGGTCGAGCCGATGATAGTCGGCATTTTTGGCGGCGTCGCCGTGATCCGGCTCGCTGACGGCTGAATCACGACGATCGACGGTTTGTCCGCCGCACCGGCGGCGTGCCGCCTGACAGCGACAACCCGGTGTTCCGATCGCTGCCCGGACTACATGGAGACCGATGATTGCCCGCGATTCTCAGGTCTCTCGAGATCCGCCAGGAGGTCTCCGAAGCGAATTGCTCGCCAAACCGCCGCCGCCATCCGCCGAGTGCTCCGATACGCGGGACGCAAGGTTTTCGATATACGCTGGGGCGTAGGTAGTCGGAAATCTCCCTGTCATTCGGCTTGCAATATTTGAACGCCGATTGACACAGCATAGCCTTTCGCTTCGTCGCCGACATTCACGAGGTCGACCACGGTCAGCCCGTTGCCAGTGTCAAAGTTCGAGGCCAGCGCACCAATCGCTGCTAGAGGAGCGAAGATCGACTTCGCGTTTTGAGACAAATGCTCGCCGAATTTGACGCGCGATATGCGCTAGAGAGCGCTTCGGATTGGGCATTTGCGCGATGTGTCGTTAAGCCTCACCAATCGGTGCGGCGTGCTGGCACAAACTGCACATCACAGCTGGCCAATCTTCGGTTACCGTTCACAACCTTAGCGAGATCAATCGGATGCGCCTGCGTATGGGAGGGCGCACGCGGCAGGGCTTTTCCACGGGGGTGATAAACGTGCGCGCGAAAGGAAAGTGACGTTGACGCAATGAGGCGCCTTCGTCGCGAGTCTCAAGCGCCAAGAAAGAGGACCAGACAATGCGTCCAGAGTGCCGGGCAATATTCCGTCTTCGGTATCTACCGAAGTTCGTTGCGTAAGCCGGGTGGAATGCGCGTATCGGAGTTTCCACCATGCTGCGGGCGGACCCGGGTCATTGCGAGTGGTTGCCGGATGATTTGAAGACCGGCGATATGGTCTTCATTCCCGGCGGGACCTTCCACATGGGATCCGATCACCATTACCCCGAGGAGGCGCCGAGCCATCGCGTCTCCGTCGACGGCTTCTGGATCGATCGCACGCCGGTCACCAACAGGCAGTTCAAGCAATTCGTCAACGCCACCGGCCACGTCACCGAAGCGCAGATCGTTCCGGATCCCAAAAATTATCCGGGCGCGCTGAAGGAGATGCTCTACGCGGGATCGCTGGTGTTCTCGCCGCTGCCGCGCATCAAAGATCTCCAAGACTGGAGCCAGTGGTGGTCGTTCATGCGGGACGCCAACTGGCGCCATCCCTATGGTCCCGGCAGCAACATCAAGGGCCTCGACGATCACCCCGTCGTCCACGTCTCCTATAGCGACGCGGCCGCCTATGCGCGCTGGGCCGGCAAGGATCTGCCGACGGAGGCGGAGTGGGAGTTCGCCGCGCGTGGCGGCCTTGACGATTCCGAGTTCGCCTGGGGCGATGCGCTGATGCCGGGCGGCAGGCACATGGCCAACATCTGGCAGGGCAGCTTCCCAGTCCAGAATCTCGGCGAGGATGGGTTCGAGCGTACCTCGCCGGTCATGGCTTTCCCGCCGAACGGCTACGGCCTCTCCGACATGATCGGCAATGTCTGGGAGTGGACGTCCGACTGGTGGTCGGCGAAGCACCATGCGGACGCTGCAAAGCCCTGTTGCATTCCACGCAACCCACGCGGCGGTCGAGAGGAGGCGAGCTTTGATCCATGTCAACCAAGCGTCCGCATCCCCCGGAAAGTATTGAAGGGCGGCTCGCATCTTTGCGCACCCAATTACTGCCGACGCTACCGTCCCGCGGCGAGGCACGCCGAGCCGATCGACACCTCGACCAGTCACGTCGGGTTCCGCTGCGTGATGCGGATACCTGCTGACACGAGCTCACCGATACCTTCTGCAAAGTAGGGAGTATCAAATGGGAAGTGACGTGAAGGACAAGGCAAAGACGACTGCAAATCCAAACGAGAACAGCCGAACGTCGCTATTCCGTAGCCTGCTCGCCGCGGCGCTGATTGCGACGAGCTTAAGCCCCTTTGTCACGACGCCAGCCATCGCGCAGCAGCCGAACACGGCCAGGCCCAACATCCTCGTCATCTTCGGCGATGACGTCGGCCAGTCCAACATCAGCGCCTATACACGGGGCCTCGTCGGCTACAAGACTCCGAATATCGATCGCATCGCCAACGAAGGCATGATCTTCACCGACTACTACGCGGAGAACAGCTGCACCGCCGGCAGGTCTACCTTCATCACAGGGCAAGTCTGCCTGCGCACTGGCCTTTGTAAGGTCGGCGTCCCCGGCGCGACCGTCGGCTTGCAGGATCGCGACGTCACCATCGCCCAGGCGCTGAAGCCGCTCGGCTACGCGACGGGCCAGTTCGGCAAGAACCATCTGGGTGATCGCGACGAATATCTGCCGACCAAGCATGGCTTCGACGAGTTCTTCGGCAACCTCTATCACCTCAATGCGGAGGAAGAGCCTGAGCGGCCCTATTACCCCAAGAACGATGCTGCCTTTGTCAAAAGCAACTCGCCACGCGGGGTGCTGAAGGCGTCCGCCGACGGCAAGATCGAGGATACGGGGCCGCTGAACCGCAAGCGAATGGAAACGGTCGACGACGAGACCACGGACGCGGCAATCGATTTCATCAAGCGGCAGGCGAGAGCCAACAAGCCGTTCTTTACCTGGATGAATACCACGCGCATGCATGCGTTCACTCATGTGCGCGCCTCGATGCAGGGACAGAGCGGCATGCCAGGCAACGAATATGCCGACGGCATGATCGAGCATGATGGCGACGTCGGAAAGCTTCTCAAGACGCTCGACGAGCTCGGTATCGCCAACAACACCATCGTGGTCTACTCTACCGACAATGGTCCCAATCAGTGGTCGTGGCCGGACGCCGCGACGACGCCGTTCCGTAGCGAGAAGGACACCAACTGGGAAGGTGCGTTCCGCGTCCCGGCGATGATCCGCTGGCCCGGCCGCATCAAGGCGGGTGAAGTCTCCAACGAGATGGTCTCCGGCCTCGACTGGTTTCCGACGCTTCTTGCCGCGGCCGGCGATACCGACATCAAGGATCGCCTGCTGAAGGGCACGGACCTCGGCGGCAAGTCATTCAAGGTGCATCTC
This genomic stretch from Bradyrhizobium sp. CCGB12 harbors:
- a CDS encoding helix-turn-helix domain-containing protein, with product MKVVARQGVTDELRTGNKQVGPAAAANYAGHLQTIARPVAAMTATYPNESTSTRHAHRRDQFILQVAGVTAMLTERGHFVVPPGHGLWIPAGVVHQSRAWGEVEAQTIYVTPDRERESSNKCRLIRASPLVEALMDEAVRMPEIYEQSGRDGKLVEFLLTEIARMPEVTLHVQVPPDPRLAAICKAVLGDPSSDLTLDDWADKCSLSRRTLTRLFRRETGQSFSVWRQRVRLLEALARLGAGEPVTCVALDVGYDSPSAFAAMFKRELGAAPRHYLRWTDQEVVLR
- a CDS encoding ABC transporter permease, producing MDAVRAFLRHPSGMVGLVVLLVVVVIALIAPIVFPVSPWEMVSAPFTPPGEDGLLLGGDTLGRDVAAGVAYGARVSLVIGIASAIAAMVIGVTIGAISGYFGGKVDLVLMRMTELFQTIPAFVLAILLVATFNPSLLTIILTIGAVSWPPLARLTRAEFLRLRNREFVEAALCQGEGTLRIVLGHILPNAISPILVVTSLTVATAILLESALSFMGLGDPNLMSWGFMIGAGRTVIRNAWWMSVFPGLAILITVLAINLFGEGLSDVLNPRVSRRRS
- a CDS encoding ABC transporter substrate-binding protein — protein: MNRREFTRAMLAAGAAIPFGITRAAGQTRGGTLNTIIQPEPPLLVTAFNQQQPTLTLGGKIYESLLKYGADLKPMPGMAQSWEVSPDGLTYTFKLFPNITFHDGKPMTSEDVVFSCMKVLMETHPRARQNFARVASAEAPDPLTVVFKLKQPFAPFLGCFDCTSAPIVPKHVYEGTDYRKNPLNDKAIGTGPFKLKEWVRGSHVHLVRHDGYYLKEQPHLDEIIYRIIPDSASRALALENGTVQLVQWTDIEFFDVQRFKAQKNLEVTTMGYEYFAPHQWLEMNNRIAPMNDKRFRQAVMHLIDRDALAKRVYFGNAKVATGPISSKTKFYDGKVKRYDYSIDKAKALLDEMGLKPDANGKRAEIKYVVPPYGESYQRAGEFFRQSFARVGIDLVLVGTDMAGWAEKVGNWDYEMTQNLLYQLGDPALGVSRTYVSSNIKKGILFSNTQGYSNPEVDKLFDEAAVTLDEAKRQELYSKVQQILVEEVPVAWTLELEYPIIYDKAFKNIVSTGIGSHETFGTVYKS
- a CDS encoding ArgE/DapE family deacylase, whose translation is MTDDLSLPAGARERIEAAVDAAFDKQIDTTIAFTAIPSTRAAEAPCQDMFAKLLRDRGYEVDDWVIRQDDLKTLPGYGPVETDFTRARSVVGTYRPAKEEGRSLILQGHCDVVPAGPLDMWERPPFQPTVEDGWLYGRGAGDMKSGTISALYALDAIKAAGYKSKGRIHLQSVIEEESTGLGALSTLQRGYRADVCILPEPTDEKLMRAQVGVIWFRLKVRGIPVHVARAGTGSNAIKAAIHLIQKLEGLEAEWNERAKTHPSFKSVDHPLNFNPGIIKGGDWASSVPAWCDVDCRIGVLPGWKIADAQAEILDFVAKAAGSHPFLANNPPEIVWSGFLSPGYEATEIQESEAVLAPVYEHVFGRKLTSFSSTALTDARFYGLDFGVPAFCFGARMEGAHGFNERVDLASVRRVTKALALFTAGWCGIETR
- a CDS encoding ABC transporter permease, with the translated sequence MIRLGSAATIGLMALGRIAQLVAVILAIATFNFVLVRAAPGDPAQVMAGQSGASDPKLLDDLRKEYGLDKPYAVQLASYLGRVVRLDLGYSYRQRRAVVDLIMERLPATLLLTVTAFCLALLIGTTLGALAGLTAGSLLDTIFTVLSLVLYATPVFWLGLMLVLVFSVTLGWLPPFGYETINVKLSPLEHALDIAKHMIMPVTSLAAIYLAIYARLMRSSIIEVAQQDFIKTARAKGLSGPSIVIGHMLRNALVPVVTVAGMQAGALVGGAVVIETVFAWPGLGRLTFDALLQRDYPVLLGIFLILSIVVIVLNLLTDLIYKLIDPRMTTGAA
- a CDS encoding arylsulfatase, translated to MGSDVKDKAKTTANPNENSRTSLFRSLLAAALIATSLSPFVTTPAIAQQPNTARPNILVIFGDDVGQSNISAYTRGLVGYKTPNIDRIANEGMIFTDYYAENSCTAGRSTFITGQVCLRTGLCKVGVPGATVGLQDRDVTIAQALKPLGYATGQFGKNHLGDRDEYLPTKHGFDEFFGNLYHLNAEEEPERPYYPKNDAAFVKSNSPRGVLKASADGKIEDTGPLNRKRMETVDDETTDAAIDFIKRQARANKPFFTWMNTTRMHAFTHVRASMQGQSGMPGNEYADGMIEHDGDVGKLLKTLDELGIANNTIVVYSTDNGPNQWSWPDAATTPFRSEKDTNWEGAFRVPAMIRWPGRIKAGEVSNEMVSGLDWFPTLLAAAGDTDIKDRLLKGTDLGGKSFKVHLDGYNQLPYLTAQQPKSARSEFFYFNDDGDMVAYRYNDWKIVFCEQRKPGGFEVWSNPFTCLRAPKIFNLRMDPFERADVVSDQYYDWFGKNGYLISYGVWRVAPFLQTFKEFPPSQRSASFSIDQMVDALMKTLDKAAPK
- a CDS encoding formylglycine-generating enzyme family protein; this translates as MLRADPGHCEWLPDDLKTGDMVFIPGGTFHMGSDHHYPEEAPSHRVSVDGFWIDRTPVTNRQFKQFVNATGHVTEAQIVPDPKNYPGALKEMLYAGSLVFSPLPRIKDLQDWSQWWSFMRDANWRHPYGPGSNIKGLDDHPVVHVSYSDAAAYARWAGKDLPTEAEWEFAARGGLDDSEFAWGDALMPGGRHMANIWQGSFPVQNLGEDGFERTSPVMAFPPNGYGLSDMIGNVWEWTSDWWSAKHHADAAKPCCIPRNPRGGREEASFDPCQPSVRIPRKVLKGGSHLCAPNYCRRYRPAARHAEPIDTSTSHVGFRCVMRIPADTSSPIPSAK
- a CDS encoding ABC transporter ATP-binding protein codes for the protein MTEAVQAKSPVLSVEGLSIALPEGGDRPFAVENVSFEVKPNEVVCLVGESGSGKSMIAHAVLSLLPKSVAVASGVVNVAGHNPVKLDRQALRRLRGGEAAMIFQEPLSSLNPLKRVGKQIEEMIVTHQKPTPSAAEVHERVQQLLTQVGLPNPKLLEKSYPFELSGGQRQRVMIAMAMANRPALLIADEPTTALDVTTQRQILRLIDDLRRDRGMGVLLITHDFGVVADVADRVVVLRHGKVVEQGTVEEVLRRPKADYTRELIDAVPKARLDEIRRTAIHPAPLLEVIGLEKTFRVKRGLLQPPREVVAADGISLILHEGETLAVVGESGSGKSTLGRMIMRLTEPDGGAIRFNGQDLRQLRGEALRQARKQLQIVFQDPFASLDPRQKVGDAIARGPMAYGTSRTEAMEQAKKLLVRVGLNAAAADRYPHEFSGGQRQRICIARALALKPRVLIADEAVSALDVSVQAQVLALLAELRQEMKLAMIFITHDLRIAAEIADRVIVLQKGRIVEEGATAGVFTAPQAAYTRDLLDAIPGRDFFDQPGFASAAGRIPTARMSS
- a CDS encoding pyridoxamine 5'-phosphate oxidase family protein, coding for MDSRGAGGKPPVKTQEDLRAHFGQLNLLAEKKVLNHLDKFCRDFIALSPFLVLASSDGNGHADASPRGDAPGFVAVLNDKTLLIPDRRGNNRVDTFGNILTSPGIGLIFLVPGINETLRVNGRAEISQDAELLTPLAVQNVVPIIGLKIHVEETYFHCGKALMRSKLWNPAAQVERNSFPTLGRIIAEQTAAIAVPEAEKVMEEGYRTRLY